Proteins encoded by one window of Bacteroidia bacterium:
- a CDS encoding T9SS type A sorting domain-containing protein — protein MIRNKFYFIALMMFYPVIAQSQGKTHNFLIGHNYLTDQYTTAGKGRLLFDSSSVVVIGEARKISFGTTQANISDDNGNLLMVSNGCWIADATGDTMLNGNGLNPNSFTNDYCDSFGGLPLPHGNIILPYPSNPDKYILFHQTGNYNNNLISTELYYSEIDLSLNGGLGAVTAKNQIILNDNLSWGLAACKHANGRDWWIVTLKDMTTIIHKFLLDSSGITYMGTQNLGFPQPFNYNATQSVFSPDGTKFAYTFGQGGTNPFHDVRLFNFDRCSGNFTGLEYIALNDSSNGFSLAFSPNSKYLYHSSFQRVYQFNTDTSDIAASKATVAVNDVFYSPVPPFSTNFWLMYLAANGKIYISSGNGVVDYHYISYPDSAGMACDVHLHDLHLPCYSFRGNVNHPNYYLGCDTTQTTCPCLATGINEIKQHDFKFSVSPNPSNGSFKIIYLLPQNQKGVFDVYDITGKKVFSYYLPQWSTLQNFDLSFLGGGVYQCLIKSNGFITAKKLAIIK, from the coding sequence GTGATACGAAATAAATTTTATTTTATAGCTTTAATGATGTTTTACCCTGTGATTGCACAATCACAGGGTAAAACTCATAACTTTTTAATTGGACACAATTATCTAACCGACCAATACACCACAGCAGGAAAAGGACGCTTGTTGTTTGATAGTTCGTCTGTGGTTGTTATTGGTGAGGCTCGTAAAATATCTTTTGGAACTACGCAAGCCAATATTAGTGATGACAATGGCAATTTGCTAATGGTTAGTAACGGCTGTTGGATAGCTGATGCCACAGGCGACACCATGCTAAATGGTAATGGATTAAACCCTAATTCATTCACTAACGATTATTGCGATTCTTTTGGGGGATTACCATTACCGCATGGTAATATTATACTGCCTTATCCGAGCAATCCCGATAAATACATTTTATTTCATCAGACAGGAAATTATAACAACAATTTAATTTCAACCGAATTGTATTACTCGGAAATTGATTTGTCGCTGAATGGCGGCTTGGGTGCGGTAACTGCAAAAAATCAGATTATTTTGAATGATAATTTATCATGGGGATTAGCAGCCTGTAAGCACGCCAACGGAAGGGACTGGTGGATTGTTACCTTAAAAGATATGACTACTATCATTCATAAATTTTTATTGGATTCATCTGGCATTACCTACATGGGTACTCAAAATTTAGGATTCCCCCAACCATTTAATTACAATGCAACACAGTCTGTTTTCTCTCCAGATGGAACTAAGTTTGCATATACTTTCGGTCAAGGGGGAACAAACCCATTCCATGACGTAAGGCTTTTTAATTTTGACAGGTGCAGCGGTAATTTTACGGGATTGGAATATATCGCATTAAATGACAGTTCCAATGGTTTCAGTTTGGCATTTTCACCCAATTCAAAATATTTATACCATTCCTCTTTTCAGAGAGTTTATCAGTTTAATACTGACACTTCTGACATCGCAGCAAGCAAAGCCACAGTAGCAGTTAATGATGTTTTCTATTCGCCTGTACCGCCATTCTCAACAAATTTTTGGCTGATGTACCTTGCTGCCAACGGCAAGATTTATATTTCATCAGGCAACGGTGTAGTAGATTATCACTATATCAGCTATCCTGACAGTGCAGGCATGGCATGTGATGTTCATTTACATGATTTACATTTACCCTGTTATTCATTCAGAGGAAATGTTAATCACCCTAATTATTATTTGGGCTGCGATACCACACAAACAACCTGTCCATGCTTAGCAACAGGCATAAATGAAATTAAGCAACATGATTTTAAATTTTCTGTTTCGCCAAACCCATCAAACGGCAGCTTCAAAATAATTTATCTCTTACCCCAAAATCAAAAAGGTGTTTTTGATGTGTATGATATTACAGGCAAGAAAGTTTTTTCTTATTACTTACCTCAATGGAGTACATTACAAAATTTTGATTTGAGTTTTTTAGGTGGTGGGGTTTATCAGTGCTTAATCAAAAGTAATGGTTTTATTACAGCTAAAAAATTAGCCATTATAAAATGA
- a CDS encoding T9SS type A sorting domain-containing protein encodes MRNIFIPENQSMARQYLFEVLSNNDSLLASDTLFQDFYNEMLAEAEGKLNAVERRFETYGKMDTTFTPMLNNIDTLLKIFNSYLEHFETIRDSIEQSGTNADSLLEQWIIQIENLETTRQNIVLQHNAVMSGEMYEGELTNNIINGDEQNETNSTLMNELFMQLEEANYTNINELYAQLMTIAEQCPYYGGEVVYRARAALELVNDSLTYNDDVNCLQFGIYRNAETINNNLNIIVKPNPANDNIFVSVSCKDVELFNAELRNAIGQVVYTGMLNCNKENRIKIQQLKQGIYSLIIKTREGSNSYKIVIIR; translated from the coding sequence ATGAGAAATATATTTATCCCCGAAAACCAAAGCATGGCAAGGCAGTATTTGTTTGAAGTATTATCAAACAACGACAGCTTGCTTGCAAGCGACACATTGTTTCAGGATTTTTACAATGAAATGCTTGCAGAGGCAGAAGGAAAACTCAATGCAGTAGAAAGAAGATTTGAAACCTACGGCAAAATGGATACTACGTTTACTCCAATGTTGAATAACATAGATACTTTATTGAAAATATTTAATAGTTATTTAGAACATTTTGAAACTATACGAGATTCCATTGAGCAATCAGGTACTAATGCAGACTCTTTATTAGAACAATGGATTATACAAATAGAAAATTTAGAAACAACAAGACAGAACATTGTATTGCAGCATAACGCTGTTATGTCGGGCGAAATGTATGAAGGTGAATTAACCAACAACATTATAAATGGCGATGAACAGAATGAAACAAACAGCACATTAATGAACGAGCTGTTTATGCAATTGGAGGAAGCAAACTATACAAACATTAATGAATTATATGCACAGTTAATGACGATAGCCGAGCAATGCCCCTACTATGGAGGCGAAGTGGTTTATAGAGCAAGAGCTGCATTGGAATTAGTGAATGATAGTTTAACTTACAACGATGATGTTAATTGCTTGCAATTCGGTATCTATCGCAATGCTGAAACAATAAATAATAATTTGAATATTATTGTTAAGCCTAACCCTGCTAATGATAATATTTTTGTATCTGTTTCATGTAAAGATGTTGAATTATTTAATGCAGAACTAAGAAACGCTATTGGGCAAGTAGTTTATACCGGTATGCTTAACTGTAATAAAGAAAACAGAATTAAAATTCAGCAATTAAAACAGGGCATTTATTCTTTAATCATTAAAACAAGAGAAGGAAGTAATTCTTATAAAATTGTAATTATAAGATGA
- a CDS encoding T9SS type A sorting domain-containing protein, translating into MMKKLLLILAVMFTPMLIKAQGKAHNFLIGYQSTGGLYTTHGKGEILYDSTSVTVIGGYRKMSFGATQANISDENGNLLMSSNGCWIADATGDTMLNGSGLNPNSFTNDYCDSSSGLPLSHGNIILPYPNHPDKYILFHQTGNYNAPYLISTELYYSEIDLSLNGGLGAVTAKNQIILNDIIAGGLAACKHANGRDWWIIALKDATTIIHKFLLDSSGITYIGTQNLGFPIPFSGNATQPTFSPDGTKFVYGSGRGGGISTAFHDVRLFNFDRCSGNFTGLEYVALNDSATGFGLAFSPDSKYLYNASFQRIYQFNTDTSDIAASKTTVAVNDGYYSPIPPFQTDFWWMYLAANGKIYISSGSSVVDFHYINYPDSAGLGCDVHLHDLHLPCFNFRGNVYHPNYYLGCDTTQTTCPCLITGINEIKQHDFKFSISPNPNNGSFKIIYLLPQNKSGTLQIFDITGKEVFRQNLSPWSTMQYISLPKLANGIYNCTITSNNERVHKKLVILKE; encoded by the coding sequence ATGATGAAAAAATTATTGTTGATTTTAGCTGTGATGTTTACCCCTATGCTAATAAAAGCACAGGGAAAAGCACATAATTTTTTAATAGGCTATCAGAGTACAGGAGGATTATATACAACACATGGCAAAGGCGAAATATTATATGACAGCACATCGGTAACAGTCATTGGCGGTTATCGAAAAATGTCATTTGGAGCAACACAAGCAAATATAAGTGATGAAAATGGAAATTTATTAATGAGCAGCAACGGTTGTTGGATAGCCGATGCCACAGGCGACACCATGCTAAATGGTAGTGGATTAAACCCTAATTCATTTACCAATGATTATTGTGATTCTTCCTCAGGTTTACCGCTTTCACATGGCAATATCATTTTACCTTATCCAAATCATCCCGATAAATATATTTTGTTTCACCAGACAGGAAATTATAATGCGCCTTACTTAATTTCAACAGAATTATATTATTCAGAAATTGATTTATCGCTCAATGGCGGTTTAGGTGCGGTAACGGCAAAAAATCAGATTATATTAAATGATATTATAGCTGGTGGATTGGCAGCGTGTAAGCACGCCAACGGAAGGGATTGGTGGATTATTGCATTAAAAGATGCAACCACTATCATTCATAAATTTTTATTGGATTCATCAGGCATTACCTACATAGGTACTCAGAACTTAGGATTTCCGATTCCTTTTTCAGGTAATGCTACACAACCTACTTTCTCCCCTGACGGCACTAAATTTGTTTATGGTTCGGGTAGAGGCGGTGGAATATCAACGGCCTTTCATGATGTGCGGTTATTTAATTTTGACAGGTGCAGCGGTAATTTTACAGGATTAGAATATGTTGCGTTAAATGACAGTGCCACAGGCTTTGGTTTGGCTTTTTCACCTGATTCAAAATATTTATATAACGCTTCTTTTCAAAGAATTTATCAATTTAATACCGACACTTCTGATATTGCAGCAAGTAAAACAACGGTTGCCGTTAATGATGGGTATTATTCCCCAATACCTCCATTTCAAACAGATTTTTGGTGGATGTATCTTGCCGCCAACGGCAAAATTTATATTTCATCGGGTAGTAGTGTAGTAGATTTTCATTATATCAATTACCCCGATAGTGCAGGCTTAGGGTGTGATGTTCATTTGCATGATTTGCATTTACCTTGTTTTAATTTCAGAGGCAATGTTTATCATCCCAATTATTATTTGGGCTGTGATACTACACAAACAACTTGCCCTTGTTTGATTACAGGCATAAATGAAATTAAGCAACACGATTTTAAATTTTCAATATCCCCAAACCCTAATAACGGCAGCTTCAAAATAATTTATCTCTTACCCCAAAACAAAAGTGGTACACTTCAAATTTTTGACATAACCGGCAAAGAAGTTTTTAGGCAAAACCTGTCGCCTTGGAGTACAATGCAATATATATCCTTACCAAAACTTGCAAACGGAATTTATAATTGCACAATCACAAGCAATAATGAAAGAGTGCATAAAAAATTGGTTATCCTTAAAGAATGA
- a CDS encoding T9SS type A sorting domain-containing protein, with protein MSKKKTNCLKLSAFPPVADCGNKFLFSCIAGFCSVFSDSLDFLVLLYQDKRTRKEPLRLLQWNITKTAGTDTAAAFTDTVTYTITVCNNSVNTQTGILSDITPTGFVTTSTTLPPTITLNSMECDTFTVSGYFTSPGSCFYNVASVTSPMGTTWKDSVCVTVINVCNVPNAQQIADSSFSLPMSASYSNVSFVLHGRFYVNDTLILTNCSVYAYPAAQIIVLTGGALILQGTSITACTQMWKGIMLNDKSRLVMTEQSLVADADIGIQAMNGSSFFLLGSRVTDCVRSIFVPQQSNGLNNIQGYVNDCNFGLYATAFKPDYTGQPPHHAMPRAGMEFNDVVMTIGDYQYNEFRNCNWGIYAVRSMLKVQKGRFYNLNKGGSLYGSAAHKGSAIVAESKTAGKAGKLQVADCLIDTCEHGIYTEWTTADINNVNALHVTGNGSYHLYCNSANMSTYVAACNLEAGKAGIVFQNSEQASMTAKNNTIKVTTGGSSVGIKIIATSSNAGNYVLKGNVIEAANGNGITVNFAKNATIVDNMIKLSGNTTNGISLTGCDSSTVSCNTVSGRYPAVSYQNKGINVSHSTNNYMNCNNTDSTYLGNYFAGVCTGTKFKGAKMNRHFEGLRLYTNAVIDTQAHAGNLWYGPFSTGGYGANNLNNGNPAALQQSLFLIDYSYGGAYLPTIPANNTGWIINDVGTEFNCSGYILCEDISHDERAASQLQLTIAEDSLKTSEFSDETKIMAKNYLYKDLKENDSLAYGNFLLTSFLALNESTATGQLYVVNKAMKEADVISETENQSLNSLSNLTDSVIGNIYYLDSLAKADSTLNLINQRDSLVQQINNAFQNKTDLLNQLGQVKEQSLINIQSVSNSIITSNTPDEYEKEMSDVEIAYQTGGIAELQSRYSQVLAVAVQCPHVGGKAVYKARSFMALLNESIEYDDVSVCTQAGYRKAATNEPAKEVIKGNIFIIPNPANEVITVALSDDMSGICKILFYDVVGKLILSKELDCNKKAHSLSVKNLSEGIYTVKAKLSNQNSKQFKLTVVR; from the coding sequence ATGAGCAAAAAGAAAACAAACTGTTTGAAGTTGTCTGCATTTCCGCCTGTGGCGGATTGCGGCAACAAGTTTTTGTTTTCGTGCATAGCCGGCTTTTGTAGTGTTTTTTCAGACAGTCTTGATTTTTTGGTTCTTTTGTATCAAGACAAAAGAACAAGAAAAGAACCACTTAGATTACTGCAATGGAATATCACCAAAACTGCCGGCACTGATACGGCAGCAGCCTTTACCGATACGGTGACCTACACCATCACCGTGTGCAACAACAGCGTAAATACGCAGACCGGTATTCTCAGCGACATTACCCCAACGGGCTTTGTGACCACAAGTACCACGCTGCCGCCAACGATAACGCTTAATTCTATGGAGTGTGATACGTTTACCGTATCAGGATATTTTACCTCTCCGGGAAGCTGTTTTTACAATGTAGCAAGCGTTACTTCGCCAATGGGCACTACTTGGAAGGATAGTGTTTGTGTTACAGTGATAAATGTATGCAACGTACCCAATGCCCAGCAAATTGCAGACAGCAGCTTCTCATTACCAATGAGTGCAAGCTATAGCAATGTGAGTTTTGTCTTACATGGAAGGTTTTATGTAAACGACACATTAATCCTCACCAACTGCTCTGTTTATGCCTATCCTGCTGCGCAGATAATCGTTCTCACAGGAGGCGCACTCATATTGCAGGGAACATCAATTACCGCATGTACACAGATGTGGAAGGGTATCATGCTGAACGACAAATCCAGATTGGTGATGACAGAGCAAAGCCTTGTTGCTGATGCCGACATAGGCATACAGGCAATGAATGGCTCATCATTCTTTCTGCTCGGCAGCCGTGTTACCGACTGCGTGCGCAGCATCTTTGTGCCGCAGCAAAGCAACGGACTGAACAACATACAGGGCTATGTAAACGATTGCAACTTTGGGCTGTATGCAACAGCCTTTAAGCCCGATTATACAGGGCAGCCGCCACACCATGCCATGCCTCGTGCCGGCATGGAGTTTAATGATGTGGTAATGACCATTGGCGACTACCAGTACAATGAGTTTCGCAACTGCAACTGGGGTATTTACGCAGTGCGCTCCATGCTGAAAGTTCAGAAAGGACGTTTTTACAATCTGAACAAAGGTGGCAGCCTTTACGGCAGTGCAGCGCATAAAGGCTCGGCAATTGTTGCCGAGAGTAAGACGGCTGGCAAGGCAGGCAAATTGCAGGTTGCCGACTGCCTGATAGATACCTGCGAGCATGGCATTTACACAGAGTGGACAACGGCAGACATCAACAACGTAAATGCCCTGCACGTTACCGGCAACGGTAGTTACCATCTCTACTGCAACAGTGCCAACATGAGCACCTATGTTGCTGCCTGCAATCTAGAGGCGGGCAAGGCAGGCATTGTATTTCAAAACAGCGAGCAGGCAAGCATGACAGCAAAGAACAACACGATAAAAGTAACCACAGGAGGCAGCTCTGTGGGTATAAAGATAATAGCTACCAGCAGCAATGCAGGTAACTATGTGTTAAAAGGTAATGTAATAGAAGCAGCCAACGGCAACGGTATAACGGTTAACTTTGCCAAAAACGCTACCATTGTTGACAACATGATAAAACTTAGCGGCAACACCACCAACGGCATATCGCTTACAGGCTGCGACAGTTCAACGGTGAGTTGTAATACAGTGAGCGGGCGCTATCCTGCGGTAAGTTATCAGAACAAAGGAATAAATGTATCACATAGTACAAATAATTATATGAATTGTAACAATACAGACTCTACCTATTTAGGAAATTATTTTGCAGGTGTTTGCACAGGTACAAAATTTAAAGGCGCAAAAATGAATAGGCATTTTGAAGGACTGCGGTTATACACCAATGCTGTAATAGACACACAGGCTCATGCAGGGAACCTTTGGTACGGACCCTTTAGCACAGGCGGCTATGGTGCGAATAACTTGAATAATGGTAATCCGGCTGCATTACAGCAATCTCTATTTCTAATTGATTATAGTTATGGTGGAGCATACCTGCCAACTATACCAGCAAATAATACAGGATGGATTATTAATGATGTTGGAACTGAATTTAATTGCTCAGGCTATATACTTTGTGAAGATATTTCTCATGATGAAAGGGCAGCTTCTCAACTGCAACTTACAATAGCAGAAGACAGTTTGAAAACATCTGAGTTCTCAGATGAAACAAAGATAATGGCAAAAAATTATTTGTATAAAGATTTAAAAGAAAACGATTCATTGGCTTATGGAAACTTTTTGCTTACTTCATTTTTAGCACTTAATGAAAGCACAGCAACAGGGCAGTTATATGTTGTAAACAAAGCAATGAAAGAGGCTGATGTTATCAGTGAAACAGAAAATCAAAGTTTGAATAGTTTAAGTAATTTAACGGATTCCGTTATTGGAAACATTTATTATTTAGACAGTTTGGCTAAGGCGGATTCAACATTAAATTTAATTAATCAAAGAGATAGTTTAGTGCAGCAAATAAATAATGCGTTTCAAAATAAAACTGATTTACTTAATCAATTAGGTCAAGTAAAGGAGCAATCATTGATAAACATACAATCAGTAAGTAATTCAATCATTACAAGTAATACACCTGATGAATACGAAAAGGAAATGAGCGATGTAGAAATAGCCTATCAAACAGGAGGAATAGCAGAGTTACAAAGCAGGTATAGTCAGGTATTGGCTGTAGCTGTGCAGTGTCCTCACGTAGGAGGTAAGGCTGTTTATAAAGCAAGAAGTTTTATGGCTCTATTGAATGAATCAATTGAGTATGATGATGTTTCTGTATGTACACAAGCAGGATATAGAAAAGCAGCTACTAATGAACCTGCAAAAGAAGTAATTAAAGGAAACATCTTCATAATTCCAAATCCTGCCAATGAGGTAATAACTGTTGCATTGAGCGATGATATGAGTGGAATTTGTAAAATACTGTTTTACGATGTAGTTGGTAAATTAATTCTATCAAAGGAATTGGATTGTAATAAAAAAGCACATTCACTGAGTGTTAAAAACCTAAGTGAAGGCATATACACTGTAAAAGCAAAACTATCCAATCAAAATTCAAAACAGTTTAAGTTGACAGTAGTACGATGA